One window from the genome of Acuticoccus sp. I52.16.1 encodes:
- a CDS encoding helix-turn-helix domain-containing protein, with protein MIEQILDGSLCPVEMTGRRDTFLADVGARVKLKRNKCRISRRVLSERSGVSERFLAQLEHGKGNISIVRLKAVADALDTSLAELVRDERGTIRDEPPEAPEWRAHPGAIADLYRHATARDQALVIELLVGSRRPVPA; from the coding sequence ATGATTGAACAGATTCTAGATGGCAGCCTGTGTCCGGTCGAAATGACGGGACGTCGCGACACGTTCCTTGCGGACGTCGGCGCGCGGGTGAAATTGAAGCGCAACAAATGTCGTATTTCGAGACGTGTGCTGTCCGAGCGCAGCGGGGTGTCCGAGCGCTTCTTGGCACAGCTCGAGCACGGCAAGGGTAATATCTCGATCGTGCGTCTGAAGGCTGTGGCCGATGCGCTGGATACCTCGCTGGCCGAGCTGGTGCGCGACGAACGCGGCACGATCCGCGATGAGCCACCCGAAGCGCCGGAATGGCGTGCTCATCCCGGCGCGATCGCCGACCTCTACCGCCATGCCACGGCGCGCGACCAGGCTCTCGTGATCGAGCTGCTGGTCGGCTCGCGGCGCCCGGTACCGGCCTGA
- a CDS encoding sigma-70 family RNA polymerase sigma factor, with protein sequence MDEASLEQLLGKTALGDRRAFEALYEKSNAKLFALCLRILQDKAEAEDAMQDAYVKIWRYAERYAASRASASTWMIAITRNQCIDRLRTKRAPGAALDAAENVADAAMRPDQKALAGDEAQRLIDCINGLGDADGRMVRIAYFGGVTYKALAERDGTPLGTVKSRMRRALAALKECLTR encoded by the coding sequence ATGGACGAAGCCAGTCTCGAACAGCTTCTGGGAAAGACCGCGCTCGGGGACCGTCGCGCCTTCGAGGCGCTCTACGAGAAGTCCAATGCGAAGCTTTTCGCGCTCTGCCTGCGTATCCTTCAAGACAAGGCCGAGGCGGAGGATGCGATGCAGGACGCATATGTGAAGATCTGGCGCTATGCCGAGCGCTACGCGGCCTCGCGCGCGAGTGCGAGCACGTGGATGATCGCCATCACCCGCAACCAGTGCATCGACCGGTTGCGCACCAAGCGCGCGCCCGGCGCCGCGCTCGATGCGGCCGAGAACGTCGCCGACGCGGCGATGCGGCCGGACCAGAAGGCGCTCGCCGGCGACGAGGCGCAGCGGCTGATCGACTGCATCAACGGCCTGGGCGACGCCGACGGGCGGATGGTGCGGATCGCATATTTCGGCGGTGTGACCTACAAAGCACTCGCCGAGCGTGACGGGACGCCGCTCGGCACGGTGAAAAGCCGGATGCGGCGCGCGCTCGCCGCGCTGAAGGAGTGCTTGACGCGATGA
- a CDS encoding anti-sigma factor domain-containing protein, whose protein sequence is MSLSDGDHIDAGEYALGLEANPERRRFEAALIDDPELSQAVWSWEERFRPLADALRPRPAPRRVWRAVASRLFGADERAMRKARRAIAFWRDAALVFMTVAGITAASLVVIVVRPDLVGLGGGPRAEDWIAAIVRLDGTIALARVDDEGRLVAEPVPTVGPDRSAELWLVPPSGVPVSLGLLDAVQRSHLALPPEAFDLMDASAEFVVTSEPAGGSPTGQPTGERLGSGSLTQI, encoded by the coding sequence ATGAGCCTCAGCGACGGCGACCACATCGACGCCGGCGAATATGCGCTCGGCCTGGAGGCCAACCCCGAGCGGCGCCGCTTCGAGGCGGCGCTGATCGACGATCCGGAGCTGTCGCAGGCGGTCTGGAGCTGGGAGGAGCGGTTCCGCCCGCTCGCCGATGCGCTGCGGCCGCGGCCGGCGCCGCGCCGGGTCTGGCGCGCGGTCGCCTCACGCCTGTTCGGCGCCGACGAGCGCGCCATGCGCAAGGCGCGCCGGGCGATCGCCTTCTGGCGCGACGCGGCCTTGGTCTTCATGACGGTCGCCGGAATCACGGCCGCCTCGTTGGTGGTGATCGTCGTGCGGCCCGATCTCGTCGGGCTCGGCGGCGGCCCGCGCGCGGAGGACTGGATCGCGGCGATCGTCCGGCTCGACGGCACGATCGCGCTGGCGCGGGTCGATGACGAAGGCCGCCTGGTCGCCGAGCCGGTGCCCACGGTGGGGCCGGATCGCTCGGCCGAGCTGTGGCTGGTTCCGCCCTCCGGGGTGCCGGTCTCCCTGGGCCTCCTCGACGCGGTGCAGCGCTCTCACCTCGCCCTCCCGCCCGAGGCGTTCGACCTGATGGACGCCAGCGCCGAGTTCGTGGTCACGTCCGAGCCGGCCGGCGGTTCGCCCACCGGCCAGCCGACCGGCGAGCGCCTGGGCTCCGGCTCGCTGACGCAGATCTGA
- a CDS encoding methylglyoxal synthase has protein sequence MDIQKRIALSAHDAVKPALVAWAFANERNLSRHHLTATGNTGQLLLQETNLGVDLVRSGALGGDMELGAMIAEGAIDILIFFTDPVTRQPHDVDPAPIWRVATLAQTAVAINEASADFLIRSELMSRTYRRPHAQAALPSARRRLDARKDVELS, from the coding sequence GTGGACATCCAGAAGCGCATCGCGCTCTCGGCACACGACGCCGTGAAGCCGGCGCTCGTGGCCTGGGCCTTCGCCAACGAGCGGAACCTGTCGCGCCATCATCTGACGGCGACCGGCAATACCGGCCAGCTCCTCCTGCAAGAGACCAACCTCGGCGTCGACCTCGTGCGCTCCGGCGCGCTGGGGGGCGACATGGAGCTCGGCGCGATGATCGCCGAGGGCGCGATCGACATCTTGATCTTCTTCACCGATCCGGTGACGCGCCAGCCGCACGATGTCGACCCGGCGCCGATCTGGCGCGTGGCGACGCTGGCGCAGACGGCCGTCGCCATCAACGAAGCATCGGCCGACTTTCTCATCCGCTCCGAGCTGATGAGCCGCACCTACCGCCGCCCGCACGCCCAGGCCGCGCTCCCCTCCGCCCGCCGGCGCCTCGACGCGCGCAAGGACGTCGAGCTGAGCTGA
- a CDS encoding SspB family protein, with product MADDLIRYDVLVQDALRGVVRKVMREVAEGGLPGEHHFYIAFDTTAPGVRMSSRLRQQHPEEMTVVLQHQFWDLAVSEHGFEVGLSFGGVPERLLVPYAAVKGFFDPSVQFGLQFDPATANQGSDAVSELPAGVVPGTAGIPAPATEAQSTPEPEADEDDDKPTEGAEVVSLDAFRKKP from the coding sequence GTGGCAGACGATCTGATCCGATACGACGTTCTGGTGCAGGACGCCTTGCGCGGTGTCGTGCGCAAGGTGATGCGCGAGGTCGCGGAAGGTGGGCTGCCCGGCGAGCATCACTTCTACATCGCGTTCGACACGACCGCGCCGGGCGTGCGCATGTCCTCGCGGCTGCGCCAGCAGCATCCGGAGGAGATGACCGTCGTCCTGCAGCACCAGTTCTGGGACCTCGCCGTCTCCGAGCACGGCTTCGAGGTCGGCCTCTCCTTCGGCGGCGTGCCGGAGCGGCTGCTGGTGCCCTACGCGGCGGTGAAGGGCTTTTTCGATCCCTCCGTCCAGTTCGGGCTGCAGTTCGACCCGGCGACCGCCAACCAGGGCTCCGACGCGGTGTCCGAGCTGCCCGCCGGTGTCGTCCCCGGCACCGCCGGCATCCCCGCCCCCGCCACGGAAGCGCAGTCCACCCCCGAGCCCGAGGCCGACGAGGACGACGACAAACCGACCGAGGGCGCCGAGGTGGTCTCGCTCGACGCCTTCCGGAAGAAACCATAG
- a CDS encoding thymidylate synthase → MKSYHDLLRRILGEGVRQADRTGVGTLSVFGHQTRYDLSEGLPLVTTKRVHMKSVVAELLWFVAGETNADQLRARGATIWDEWADADGELGPVYGRQWRAWPTERGPVDQLARVVEQIRTDPASRRHIVSAWNVSQLDEMALPPCHLLFQFHVAPQADGPGRLSCQVYQRSADVFLGVPFNIASYAILTHMVAHATGLVAGDLVHTLGDAHIYLNHMAQVEEQLSREPRPLPTLDLSTAPRDLFAIAAEHIQVRGYDPHPAIKAPVAV, encoded by the coding sequence GTGAAAAGCTACCACGACCTTCTGCGGCGCATTCTCGGCGAGGGCGTGCGTCAGGCCGACCGGACCGGCGTCGGCACGCTGTCGGTATTCGGCCATCAGACGCGTTACGACCTTTCCGAGGGGTTGCCGCTGGTCACGACCAAGCGGGTGCACATGAAGTCCGTCGTCGCCGAGCTGTTGTGGTTCGTCGCCGGTGAAACCAACGCCGACCAGCTGCGGGCCCGCGGCGCGACGATCTGGGACGAGTGGGCGGATGCGGACGGCGAGCTCGGCCCGGTCTACGGCCGGCAGTGGCGCGCGTGGCCGACCGAGCGCGGCCCGGTCGACCAGCTCGCCCGCGTGGTGGAGCAGATCCGCACCGACCCCGCCTCGCGCCGGCACATCGTCTCCGCCTGGAACGTGTCGCAGCTGGACGAGATGGCGTTGCCGCCATGCCATCTCCTCTTCCAGTTCCACGTGGCGCCGCAGGCGGACGGACCCGGGCGGCTTTCGTGCCAGGTCTATCAGCGCTCGGCCGACGTCTTCCTCGGGGTGCCGTTCAACATCGCCTCCTATGCGATCCTGACGCATATGGTCGCGCACGCCACCGGGCTGGTGGCCGGCGACCTCGTCCATACCCTCGGCGACGCACACATATATTTGAACCATATGGCGCAGGTCGAAGAACAACTCTCGCGCGAGCCGCGGCCGCTGCCGACGCTCGACCTGTCGACCGCCCCGCGCGACCTCTTCGCCATCGCGGCGGAGCACATCCAGGTGCGCGGCTACGACCCGCACCCGGCGATCAAGGCTCCGGTCGCGGTGTGA
- a CDS encoding dihydrofolate reductase, which produces MSLRGEGAAASIIMVAAVARNGVIGRDGDLPWRIPSDLKHFKALTLGRTVVMGRRTWEELGKPLPRRRNLVVTSRTIEGVETVPSLPAALAAARGPVALIGGHAIYAEGMDHADEIHLTRVDGAPNGDTVFPAIDPARFRRVATVPGERGPRDEYGFQFETYVRLS; this is translated from the coding sequence GTGAGTTTGCGGGGCGAGGGCGCGGCCGCGTCGATCATCATGGTGGCGGCGGTGGCGCGCAACGGCGTGATCGGCCGCGACGGTGACCTGCCCTGGCGCATCCCCTCGGACTTGAAGCATTTCAAGGCGTTGACCCTGGGGCGCACGGTCGTCATGGGGCGTCGGACCTGGGAAGAGCTGGGCAAACCGCTGCCGCGGCGGCGCAACCTCGTCGTCACCTCGCGCACGATAGAGGGGGTGGAGACGGTGCCCTCGCTGCCGGCCGCGCTGGCGGCGGCGCGGGGCCCGGTGGCGCTGATCGGCGGCCACGCGATCTACGCCGAAGGCATGGACCATGCCGACGAGATTCACCTCACCCGCGTGGACGGCGCGCCCAACGGCGACACGGTGTTTCCGGCGATCGATCCGGCACGGTTCCGACGGGTCGCCACGGTGCCCGGGGAGAGGGGACCGCGAGATGAGTATGGATTCCAATTCGAAACCTACGTAAGGTTGTCGTGA
- the hflK gene encoding FtsH protease activity modulator HflK produces MPWNNQSGGKGGGPWGGGDGPWGNGPNRPNNPWGNGPQRGGGQDPQNSPDLEELLRRSQDRLKRVFPGRRGGGGPGGGGGGPSLGGIGARGIALAAIVVAVIYGLTGIYTVRPGEVGVELVLGRHVGNTMPGLNYNVPYPFGEVFTPDVLRIRELVIGTRGNGRGATTDVPAESLMLTGDENIVDIDFKVQWQINRDHPANFLFNIEDPEGTVKQVAESAMREVVGRRNIQPILTQERQQIQLAVQQLMQQTLDEYQAGITITQVQMQKVDPPEQVIDAFRDVQAARADQETAQNRADAYANEVVPEARGEAAQIVEQSQAYRDQVVAEATGQADRFLSVYEEYAKAPEVTRQRIYLETLERVFSKTDKIIIDQGAGSGVVPYLPLDRMNRAPSTTTNSNAQGNR; encoded by the coding sequence ATGCCCTGGAATAACCAGTCGGGCGGTAAGGGCGGTGGTCCTTGGGGGGGTGGCGACGGCCCGTGGGGTAACGGACCGAACCGGCCCAACAACCCATGGGGCAACGGCCCGCAGCGTGGCGGCGGACAGGATCCGCAGAATTCGCCCGACCTCGAGGAGCTGCTCCGCCGCAGCCAGGACCGGCTGAAGCGGGTCTTTCCGGGCAGGCGCGGCGGCGGCGGGCCGGGGGGCGGCGGCGGTGGCCCGTCGCTCGGCGGCATCGGTGCGCGCGGCATCGCCCTGGCGGCGATCGTCGTGGCGGTGATCTACGGCCTGACCGGCATCTACACGGTCCGCCCGGGCGAGGTCGGCGTCGAGTTGGTGCTCGGCCGCCATGTCGGCAACACCATGCCGGGCCTCAACTACAATGTCCCATACCCGTTCGGTGAGGTCTTTACGCCGGACGTGCTGCGCATCCGCGAGCTCGTCATCGGCACGCGCGGCAACGGGCGCGGCGCCACGACCGACGTTCCCGCCGAAAGCCTGATGCTGACCGGCGACGAGAACATCGTCGACATCGACTTCAAGGTGCAGTGGCAGATCAACCGCGACCATCCGGCCAACTTCCTCTTCAACATCGAGGATCCGGAAGGCACGGTGAAGCAGGTCGCCGAAAGCGCGATGCGCGAGGTCGTCGGCCGGCGCAACATCCAGCCGATCCTGACCCAGGAGCGCCAGCAGATTCAGCTCGCCGTGCAGCAACTGATGCAGCAGACGCTCGACGAGTATCAGGCCGGCATCACCATCACCCAGGTGCAGATGCAGAAGGTCGACCCGCCCGAGCAGGTGATCGACGCCTTCCGCGACGTCCAGGCCGCCCGCGCCGACCAGGAGACCGCGCAGAACCGCGCCGACGCCTACGCCAACGAGGTCGTGCCGGAGGCCCGCGGTGAGGCGGCGCAGATCGTCGAGCAGTCACAGGCCTATCGCGATCAGGTCGTCGCCGAGGCGACCGGTCAGGCCGACCGCTTCCTCTCCGTGTACGAGGAATATGCCAAGGCGCCCGAGGTGACGCGCCAGCGCATCTACCTGGAGACGCTGGAACGCGTGTTCTCCAAGACCGACAAGATCATCATCGATCAGGGTGCGGGCTCCGGCGTCGTGCCGTATCTTCCGCTCGACCGTATGAACCGCGCTCCGAGCACGACCACCAACTCGAACGCGCAGGGGAATCGTTGA
- a CDS encoding SPFH domain-containing protein, translating into MRAGLVVFAIVVVAAVVAALNALFIINPTQQALVLQFGQVKNTIREPGLNVKVPFIQDVMILDKRILDLNVPAQEIIAADQKRLVVDAFMRYRIRNPVEFFQTVNNVNEGSQRLNTFVQASLRAVLADATFTDIVRDNRPDLMQRIKQDVAARAEAIGVEIIDVKIRRADLPEANSAAIYRRMQTEREQEAREIRAQGAEAARRIEAAADRTATVLRAEARRQSEQIRGEGDAKKSAIFAAAFSLDPDFFDFYRSMQAYEQGLSAQDTRLVLSPDTDFFRYLGDPRGAPRRGGVNEGLAATPRAAAPAGEAEPDGEAAQGEAPDAGVIVEEEVEPQAALDDEESRAKAEGVRQQIEEIAGDVTAVEPVVGTSALSADSGDIGAALQQESEATATGEDTDAGGSTSGAVPADEASTEAAVDTAEPAPSDAANAAAEGTLGEDVPQEDIPAMSDPDENDSASSEAASETAPAATDATAGEAPSDATTATGSGDTNAADATGDEADETTARE; encoded by the coding sequence ATGCGTGCCGGTCTCGTCGTTTTCGCCATCGTCGTCGTCGCGGCGGTGGTGGCCGCGCTCAACGCACTCTTCATCATCAACCCGACGCAGCAGGCGCTGGTCCTGCAATTCGGTCAGGTGAAGAACACCATCCGTGAGCCCGGCCTCAATGTGAAAGTGCCGTTCATTCAGGACGTGATGATCCTCGACAAGCGGATCCTCGACCTCAACGTCCCGGCGCAGGAAATCATCGCCGCCGACCAGAAGCGCCTCGTGGTGGACGCGTTCATGCGCTACCGCATCCGCAACCCGGTCGAGTTCTTCCAGACGGTGAACAACGTCAACGAAGGCTCGCAGCGTCTCAACACCTTCGTCCAGGCCTCGCTGCGGGCCGTCCTGGCCGACGCGACCTTCACCGACATCGTGCGCGACAATCGCCCTGATCTGATGCAGCGCATCAAGCAGGACGTGGCGGCGCGTGCGGAGGCGATCGGCGTCGAGATCATCGACGTGAAGATCCGCCGTGCGGATCTGCCGGAGGCCAACTCCGCGGCGATCTATCGGCGGATGCAGACCGAGCGCGAGCAGGAAGCGCGCGAGATCCGCGCCCAGGGCGCCGAGGCGGCCCGCCGCATCGAGGCGGCCGCGGACCGCACCGCGACGGTGCTGCGCGCCGAGGCACGGCGTCAGTCCGAGCAGATCCGAGGCGAGGGCGACGCGAAGAAGAGCGCCATCTTCGCCGCCGCGTTCTCGCTCGATCCGGACTTTTTCGACTTCTACCGCTCGATGCAGGCCTACGAACAGGGTCTGAGCGCACAGGATACGCGCCTCGTGCTGTCGCCGGACACGGACTTCTTCCGCTATCTCGGCGACCCGCGCGGCGCACCGCGTCGCGGCGGCGTCAACGAGGGTCTGGCGGCGACGCCGCGGGCCGCCGCCCCCGCCGGCGAGGCCGAGCCCGACGGCGAGGCCGCGCAGGGCGAGGCGCCGGATGCCGGGGTGATCGTCGAGGAAGAGGTCGAGCCGCAAGCCGCGCTCGACGACGAGGAGAGCCGAGCCAAGGCCGAGGGCGTGCGCCAGCAGATCGAGGAGATCGCCGGCGACGTCACCGCGGTGGAGCCGGTCGTCGGCACGTCGGCCCTGTCGGCCGACAGTGGCGACATCGGCGCGGCCCTGCAGCAGGAGTCGGAGGCGACGGCGACGGGCGAAGACACCGACGCCGGCGGATCGACGTCCGGCGCCGTCCCGGCCGACGAGGCGTCGACCGAGGCCGCCGTCGACACCGCGGAGCCGGCGCCGTCGGACGCCGCGAACGCGGCCGCCGAGGGCACCCTGGGCGAGGACGTCCCGCAGGAGGACATCCCCGCGATGTCCGACCCCGACGAAAATGACTCCGCCTCCAGCGAGGCGGCCAGCGAAACCGCCCCGGCGGCCACGGATGCGACGGCGGGCGAAGCGCCCTCCGACGCGACGACGGCGACCGGGTCCGGCGACACGAACGCGGCGGATGCCACGGGCGACGAGGCCGACGAGACGACCGCTCGCGAGTGA
- a CDS encoding DUF2065 domain-containing protein encodes MSDLVSAIGLVLVLEGALYALAPGAMRGMMAKLTTTPDDVLRVTGLVAAVVGVVLVWIVRAA; translated from the coding sequence GTGAGCGACCTCGTCTCGGCGATCGGTCTCGTCCTGGTGCTGGAGGGTGCGTTGTACGCTCTGGCGCCGGGGGCGATGCGTGGCATGATGGCCAAACTGACGACGACCCCGGACGATGTGCTGCGCGTCACCGGGCTCGTCGCAGCGGTGGTCGGCGTGGTTCTGGTGTGGATCGTAAGGGCCGCGTAG
- a CDS encoding Do family serine endopeptidase — MSLITRQLCAAVTGALLAISPMAATTYPAWAQDQGPRSVADLADSLLGSVVNVSTTERVVAERSAPMPGGEEAEEGEDDAEEPYRDFFEDFFGEDGPPQRRRAQSMGSGFVISADGYVVTNNHVIKDAEAVVVNFADGTVLDAEIVGRDPKTDIALLKVEPETPLNPLDFASTENLRVGDWVMAIGNPFGLGGTVTIGIVSARNRNLRSGPYDNFIQTDAAINQGNSGGPLFNMGGDVVGINTAIISRSGGSVGIGFAIPAEIATAVIDQLRQYGETRRGWLGVRLQKITPELATSLGLDKPRGAFVAGVTAGGPAETSGLQTGDVVLSYDGHPIAEMRELPLLVAQTEIDSSVDVGVLREGEEITVAVTIGLLEEDQARAEPELATTPEAEAEEPATEAPTAVDPASEAKMTLLGMGLSPLTDELRQTYDIAAEVAGVIVVDIEAGSLAAEKRISAGDVIIEVGQKPVTTPQEVADQVEALKERNRNTALLTLSSANGALRFTALRIEQ; from the coding sequence ATGAGCCTGATCACCCGTCAATTGTGCGCCGCCGTGACCGGCGCCCTGCTGGCGATCTCCCCGATGGCCGCCACGACCTATCCGGCGTGGGCCCAGGACCAGGGGCCTCGCTCCGTCGCCGACCTCGCCGATTCGCTGCTGGGTTCCGTCGTCAACGTCTCCACCACCGAACGCGTGGTCGCCGAACGGTCCGCCCCGATGCCGGGCGGCGAGGAGGCGGAGGAGGGCGAGGACGACGCCGAGGAGCCCTACCGCGACTTCTTCGAGGACTTCTTCGGCGAGGACGGCCCGCCGCAGCGCCGGCGCGCCCAGTCCATGGGTTCGGGCTTCGTCATCTCGGCGGATGGCTACGTCGTCACCAACAACCACGTCATCAAGGATGCCGAGGCGGTGGTGGTGAACTTCGCCGACGGCACGGTGCTCGACGCCGAGATCGTCGGCCGCGACCCCAAGACCGACATCGCGCTCCTCAAGGTGGAGCCCGAAACGCCGCTCAATCCGCTCGACTTTGCCTCCACCGAGAACCTGCGCGTGGGCGACTGGGTGATGGCGATCGGCAACCCGTTCGGCCTGGGCGGGACGGTGACCATCGGCATCGTCTCGGCGCGCAACCGCAATCTGCGCTCCGGCCCCTACGACAACTTCATCCAGACGGACGCGGCCATCAACCAGGGCAACTCCGGCGGGCCGCTGTTCAACATGGGCGGCGACGTGGTGGGCATCAACACGGCCATCATCTCGCGCTCCGGCGGCTCGGTGGGCATCGGCTTCGCGATCCCGGCGGAGATCGCCACCGCGGTGATCGACCAGCTGCGCCAATATGGCGAGACGCGGCGCGGCTGGCTCGGCGTGCGCCTGCAGAAGATCACGCCGGAACTCGCCACGAGCCTCGGCCTCGACAAGCCGCGCGGCGCGTTCGTCGCGGGGGTGACGGCCGGCGGCCCGGCCGAGACGTCCGGCCTGCAGACCGGCGACGTGGTGCTGAGCTACGACGGCCACCCCATCGCCGAGATGCGCGAGCTGCCACTCCTGGTGGCGCAGACCGAGATCGACAGCTCGGTCGACGTCGGCGTGCTGCGCGAGGGCGAGGAGATCACCGTGGCGGTGACGATCGGCCTGCTGGAAGAGGACCAGGCCCGCGCCGAGCCGGAGCTGGCGACGACGCCCGAGGCCGAGGCTGAAGAGCCGGCGACCGAGGCGCCGACCGCCGTCGACCCGGCGTCCGAGGCCAAGATGACCCTGCTGGGCATGGGCCTGTCGCCCCTGACCGACGAGCTGCGCCAGACCTACGACATCGCCGCCGAGGTCGCCGGGGTGATCGTCGTCGACATCGAGGCGGGGAGCCTCGCGGCCGAGAAGCGGATCTCGGCGGGCGACGTGATCATCGAGGTCGGCCAAAAGCCTGTCACCACGCCGCAGGAGGTGGCCGACCAGGTCGAGGCGCTGAAAGAGCGGAACCGCAACACCGCGCTCCTGACGCTGTCCAGCGCCAACGGAGCGCTGCGCTTCACGGCGCTGCGTATCGAACAGTAA
- a CDS encoding secondary thiamine-phosphate synthase enzyme YjbQ, with protein sequence MIHVETLGEAPVERMVRGRVDVATDGPGMTDVTAALSTFVRDNALRDGVLTAFVVHTTASLTVQENADPDVQSDLLAALGRLAPRGARYAHSVEGADDMPGHIKAMLSDTSISVAVADGRLQLGTWQALYLIEHRDRRHTRTITLDFIGR encoded by the coding sequence TTGATCCACGTCGAGACCCTGGGGGAGGCGCCGGTCGAGCGTATGGTGCGCGGCCGGGTGGACGTTGCCACCGACGGCCCCGGCATGACGGACGTGACCGCCGCGCTCTCCACCTTCGTGCGCGACAATGCACTGCGCGACGGCGTGCTGACCGCGTTCGTCGTCCACACCACCGCCTCGCTCACCGTCCAGGAGAACGCCGACCCGGACGTGCAGTCCGACCTCCTCGCCGCGCTGGGCCGGCTGGCCCCGCGCGGCGCCCGCTATGCGCATAGCGTGGAGGGAGCGGACGACATGCCCGGGCACATCAAGGCCATGCTGAGCGACACCTCTATCTCTGTCGCGGTGGCGGACGGGCGTCTGCAACTGGGGACCTGGCAGGCGCTCTATCTCATCGAGCACCGCGACCGCCGGCACACCCGCACGATCACACTCGATTTCATCGGCCGGTAA
- the phnC gene encoding phosphonate ABC transporter ATP-binding protein — protein MASVRVAQLSKTFGGQKALNRISLSVESGEMVALIGASGSGKSTLIRHIAGLVRGDSGDGEIAIGERVMQQRGRLAADAKAIRRGVGVVFQQFNLVNRLAVMTNVLVGLLGQMPQWRGTLGLFTRDEKSTALAALDRVGIAHTAGRRASTLSGGQQQRAAIARALVQKASVILADEPIASLDPASAKTVMEALATINRDEGITILVSLHQVEYARRYCPRTIALRDGEIAFDGPSTALTPAFLKELYGEASDELVLPDAPLRMDTSREGIIHGPTLATA, from the coding sequence ATGGCGAGTGTCCGCGTTGCGCAGCTATCGAAGACGTTCGGCGGCCAGAAGGCCCTGAACCGCATCTCCCTGTCCGTGGAGTCGGGCGAGATGGTGGCGCTGATCGGGGCATCGGGCTCCGGCAAGTCGACCCTCATCCGCCACATTGCCGGCCTCGTGCGCGGCGACAGCGGTGACGGCGAGATCGCGATCGGCGAGCGCGTCATGCAGCAGCGGGGCCGCCTCGCCGCGGACGCGAAGGCGATCCGCCGCGGCGTCGGCGTCGTCTTCCAGCAGTTCAACCTGGTGAACCGTCTCGCGGTGATGACCAACGTGCTGGTCGGCCTGCTGGGGCAGATGCCGCAGTGGCGCGGCACGCTCGGCCTCTTCACCAGGGACGAGAAGTCGACCGCGCTCGCCGCGCTGGACCGGGTCGGGATCGCCCACACCGCTGGCCGCCGTGCCTCAACCCTGTCCGGCGGGCAGCAGCAGCGCGCGGCGATCGCCCGCGCCCTGGTGCAGAAGGCGAGCGTCATCCTCGCCGACGAGCCGATCGCCTCGTTGGACCCGGCTTCGGCGAAGACGGTGATGGAGGCCCTCGCCACCATCAATCGCGACGAGGGGATCACGATCCTCGTCTCGCTCCATCAGGTCGAATATGCGCGTCGCTACTGCCCGCGCACCATCGCCCTGCGGGACGGTGAGATCGCCTTCGACGGCCCGTCGACGGCGTTGACCCCGGCCTTTCTCAAAGAGCTTTACGGCGAGGCGTCCGACGAGCTGGTGCTGCCCGATGCACCGCTGCGGATGGACACCTCTCGCGAAGGGATCATCCACGGCCCGACCCTGGCCACGGCCTGA